The following coding sequences lie in one Scatophagus argus isolate fScaArg1 chromosome 9, fScaArg1.pri, whole genome shotgun sequence genomic window:
- the snx27b gene encoding sorting nexin-27b isoform X5, producing MADVEGQGICSSVPPLPHPSSRNGSGSGNVTPGTGGSCQTATTVTSGPRLVRIVKSDSGYGFNVRGQVSEGGQLRSINGELYAPLQHVSAVLPGGAADRAGISKGDRILEVNGVNVEGATHKQVVDLIRAGERELVLAVLSVPPQEADCLDPGDDISAQSCYDYSDKQAVPISVPSYKHTELNQEKFVVYNVYMAGRQLCSKRYREFVILHQNLKREFANFTFPKLPGKWPFSLSEQQLDARRRGLEEYLEKVCSVRVIGESDIMQEFLSESDENYNGVSDVELRIAMPDKTTLTVRVRKNSTTDQVYQAVVMKLGMDSVTASYFALFEVINHTFVRKLAPNEFPHKLYVQNYTSAIPGTCLTLRKWLFTTEEEILLNDNQLAVNYFFHQAVDDVKKGFIKTEQKSYQLQKLAEQKKMSMYLSLLRGCDGYNEIIFPHCSCDSRRKGHVITAISIHHFKLHACTEEGTLENQVIAFDWGEMQRWDTDEEGMAFCFEYARGEKKPRWVKIFTPYFNYMHECFERVFCELKWRKEVEEEATDKDNKNCSKDGMCGKRATRRRG from the exons ATGGCGGACGTCGAGGGACAAGGAATTTGTTCATCGGTCCCTCCGTTGCCTCACCCTTCCTCTCGTAACGGCTCCGGTAGCGGTAACGTTACACCGGGCACCGGCGGCAGCTGCCAGACTGCAACCACCGTTACTTCAGGCCCTCGGCTAGTTCGAATTGTCAAGTCTGACTCCGGCTACGGTTTCAATGTTCGGGGACAAGTCAGTGAAGGTGGGCAACTACGGAGCATTAACGGGGAACTGTACGCTCCACTGCAGCATGTTAGTGCTGTTCTACCGGGAGGTGCCGCCGACAGAGCCGGTATTTCGAAGGGGGACAGGATTCTTGAGGT TAATGGTGTGAATGTAGAAGGAGCAACCCACAAGCAGGTGGTGGATCTGATCCGGGCCGGAGAGCGAGAGTTGGTGCTGGCCGTGCTGTCTGTACCACCCCAGGAGGCAGACTGCCTGGATCCCGGAGACGACATTTCAGCCCAGTCCTGCTATGACTACTCCGACAAACAGGCGGTTCCCATCTCTGTGCCGAGctacaaacacactgagctcaACCAGGAAAAATTTGTG gTGTATAACGTGTACatggcaggcaggcagctgtGCTCCAAGCGGTATCGTGAGTTTGTGATCCTACACCAAAATTTGAAGAGGGAGTTTGCCAACTTTACGTTCCCAAAGCTTCCTGGGAAGTGGCCATTTTCCCTGTCGGAGCAGCAGCTGGACGCACGACGCAGAGGCCTGGAAGAATACCTGGAGAaag TGTGCTCTGTACGGGTAATTGGAGAAAGTGACATCATGCAGGAGTTCCTGTCTGAATCAgatgag AACTATAACGGGGTGTCAGATGTGGAGTTGAGAATAGCCATGCCTGATAAAACCACACTCACTGTCCGAGTTCGCAAAAACTCCACTACTGACCAGGTCTACCAG gCCGTGGTTATGAAACTAGGGATGGACAGTGTAACAGCCAGCTACTTTGCGCTGTTTGAGGTGATCAACCACACCTTCG tGCGCAAGCTTGCCCCCAACGAGTTCCCCCACAAACTGTATGTACAGAACTATACCTCAGCCATCCCAGGAACATGCCTCACCCTGCGCAAGTGGCTCTTCACTACAGAAGAGGAGATCCTGCTCAATGACAACCAGCTTGCGGTCAACTACTTCTTtcaccag GCTGTGGATGATGTGAAGAAAGGCTTCATCAAAACGGAGCAGAAGTCCTACCAGCTGCAGAAGCTGGCGGAGCAGAAGAAGATGTCCATG TATCTGAGTTTGTTGAGGGGTTGCGATGGCTACAATGAGATTATATTCCCCCACTGTTCCTGCGACTCCCGACGTAAAGGCCACGTCATCACAGCCATCAGCATTCACCACTTCAAGCTGCACGCCTGCACTGAGGAAGGGACACTCGAG AACCAGGTGATAGCGTTTGACTGGGGGGAGATGCAGAGGTGGGACACGGATGAAGAGGGCATGGCCTTCTGTTTTGAATATGCACGAGGAGAGAAGAAACCACGCTGGGTCAAGATATTTACACCCTAT
- the snx27b gene encoding sorting nexin-27b isoform X3, whose amino-acid sequence MADVEGQGICSSVPPLPHPSSRNGSGSGNVTPGTGGSCQTATTVTSGPRLVRIVKSDSGYGFNVRGQVSEGGQLRSINGELYAPLQHVSAVLPGGAADRAGISKGDRILEVNGVNVEGATHKQVVDLIRAGERELVLAVLSVPPQEADCLDPGDDISAQSCYDYSDKQAVPISVPSYKHTELNQEKFVVYNVYMAGRQLCSKRYREFVILHQNLKREFANFTFPKLPGKWPFSLSEQQLDARRRGLEEYLEKVCSVRVIGESDIMQEFLSESDENYNGVSDVELRIAMPDKTTLTVRVRKNSTTDQVYQAVVMKLGMDSVTASYFALFEVINHTFVRKLAPNEFPHKLYVQNYTSAIPGTCLTLRKWLFTTEEEILLNDNQLAVNYFFHQAVDDVKKGFIKTEQKSYQLQKLAEQKKMSMYLSLLRGCDGYNEIIFPHCSCDSRRKGHVITAISIHHFKLHACTEEGTLENQVIAFDWGEMQRWDTDEEGMAFCFEYARGEKKPRWVKIFTPYFNYMHECFERVFCELKWRKEVEEEATDKDNKNCSKDGMCGKNIFQLLRHRRDGGT is encoded by the exons ATGGCGGACGTCGAGGGACAAGGAATTTGTTCATCGGTCCCTCCGTTGCCTCACCCTTCCTCTCGTAACGGCTCCGGTAGCGGTAACGTTACACCGGGCACCGGCGGCAGCTGCCAGACTGCAACCACCGTTACTTCAGGCCCTCGGCTAGTTCGAATTGTCAAGTCTGACTCCGGCTACGGTTTCAATGTTCGGGGACAAGTCAGTGAAGGTGGGCAACTACGGAGCATTAACGGGGAACTGTACGCTCCACTGCAGCATGTTAGTGCTGTTCTACCGGGAGGTGCCGCCGACAGAGCCGGTATTTCGAAGGGGGACAGGATTCTTGAGGT TAATGGTGTGAATGTAGAAGGAGCAACCCACAAGCAGGTGGTGGATCTGATCCGGGCCGGAGAGCGAGAGTTGGTGCTGGCCGTGCTGTCTGTACCACCCCAGGAGGCAGACTGCCTGGATCCCGGAGACGACATTTCAGCCCAGTCCTGCTATGACTACTCCGACAAACAGGCGGTTCCCATCTCTGTGCCGAGctacaaacacactgagctcaACCAGGAAAAATTTGTG gTGTATAACGTGTACatggcaggcaggcagctgtGCTCCAAGCGGTATCGTGAGTTTGTGATCCTACACCAAAATTTGAAGAGGGAGTTTGCCAACTTTACGTTCCCAAAGCTTCCTGGGAAGTGGCCATTTTCCCTGTCGGAGCAGCAGCTGGACGCACGACGCAGAGGCCTGGAAGAATACCTGGAGAaag TGTGCTCTGTACGGGTAATTGGAGAAAGTGACATCATGCAGGAGTTCCTGTCTGAATCAgatgag AACTATAACGGGGTGTCAGATGTGGAGTTGAGAATAGCCATGCCTGATAAAACCACACTCACTGTCCGAGTTCGCAAAAACTCCACTACTGACCAGGTCTACCAG gCCGTGGTTATGAAACTAGGGATGGACAGTGTAACAGCCAGCTACTTTGCGCTGTTTGAGGTGATCAACCACACCTTCG tGCGCAAGCTTGCCCCCAACGAGTTCCCCCACAAACTGTATGTACAGAACTATACCTCAGCCATCCCAGGAACATGCCTCACCCTGCGCAAGTGGCTCTTCACTACAGAAGAGGAGATCCTGCTCAATGACAACCAGCTTGCGGTCAACTACTTCTTtcaccag GCTGTGGATGATGTGAAGAAAGGCTTCATCAAAACGGAGCAGAAGTCCTACCAGCTGCAGAAGCTGGCGGAGCAGAAGAAGATGTCCATG TATCTGAGTTTGTTGAGGGGTTGCGATGGCTACAATGAGATTATATTCCCCCACTGTTCCTGCGACTCCCGACGTAAAGGCCACGTCATCACAGCCATCAGCATTCACCACTTCAAGCTGCACGCCTGCACTGAGGAAGGGACACTCGAG AACCAGGTGATAGCGTTTGACTGGGGGGAGATGCAGAGGTGGGACACGGATGAAGAGGGCATGGCCTTCTGTTTTGAATATGCACGAGGAGAGAAGAAACCACGCTGGGTCAAGATATTTACACCCTAT
- the snx27b gene encoding sorting nexin-27b isoform X4, with translation MADVEGQGICSSVPPLPHPSSRNGSGSGNVTPGTGGSCQTATTVTSGPRLVRIVKSDSGYGFNVRGQVSEGGQLRSINGELYAPLQHVSAVLPGGAADRAGISKGDRILEVNGVNVEGATHKQVVDLIRAGERELVLAVLSVPPQEADCLDPGDDISAQSCYDYSDKQAVPISVPSYKHTELNQEKFVVYNVYMAGRQLCSKRYREFVILHQNLKREFANFTFPKLPGKWPFSLSEQQLDARRRGLEEYLEKVCSVRVIGESDIMQEFLSESDENYNGVSDVELRIAMPDKTTLTVRVRKNSTTDQVYQAVVMKLGMDSVTASYFALFEVINHTFVRKLAPNEFPHKLYVQNYTSAIPGTCLTLRKWLFTTEEEILLNDNQLAVNYFFHQAVDDVKKGFIKTEQKSYQLQKLAEQKKMSMYLSLLRGCDGYNEIIFPHCSCDSRRKGHVITAISIHHFKLHACTEEGTLENQVIAFDWGEMQRWDTDEEGMAFCFEYARGEKKPRWVKIFTPYFNYMHECFERVFCELKWRKEVEEEATDKDNKNCSKDVCVCSSRLLFSCRIFSSY, from the exons ATGGCGGACGTCGAGGGACAAGGAATTTGTTCATCGGTCCCTCCGTTGCCTCACCCTTCCTCTCGTAACGGCTCCGGTAGCGGTAACGTTACACCGGGCACCGGCGGCAGCTGCCAGACTGCAACCACCGTTACTTCAGGCCCTCGGCTAGTTCGAATTGTCAAGTCTGACTCCGGCTACGGTTTCAATGTTCGGGGACAAGTCAGTGAAGGTGGGCAACTACGGAGCATTAACGGGGAACTGTACGCTCCACTGCAGCATGTTAGTGCTGTTCTACCGGGAGGTGCCGCCGACAGAGCCGGTATTTCGAAGGGGGACAGGATTCTTGAGGT TAATGGTGTGAATGTAGAAGGAGCAACCCACAAGCAGGTGGTGGATCTGATCCGGGCCGGAGAGCGAGAGTTGGTGCTGGCCGTGCTGTCTGTACCACCCCAGGAGGCAGACTGCCTGGATCCCGGAGACGACATTTCAGCCCAGTCCTGCTATGACTACTCCGACAAACAGGCGGTTCCCATCTCTGTGCCGAGctacaaacacactgagctcaACCAGGAAAAATTTGTG gTGTATAACGTGTACatggcaggcaggcagctgtGCTCCAAGCGGTATCGTGAGTTTGTGATCCTACACCAAAATTTGAAGAGGGAGTTTGCCAACTTTACGTTCCCAAAGCTTCCTGGGAAGTGGCCATTTTCCCTGTCGGAGCAGCAGCTGGACGCACGACGCAGAGGCCTGGAAGAATACCTGGAGAaag TGTGCTCTGTACGGGTAATTGGAGAAAGTGACATCATGCAGGAGTTCCTGTCTGAATCAgatgag AACTATAACGGGGTGTCAGATGTGGAGTTGAGAATAGCCATGCCTGATAAAACCACACTCACTGTCCGAGTTCGCAAAAACTCCACTACTGACCAGGTCTACCAG gCCGTGGTTATGAAACTAGGGATGGACAGTGTAACAGCCAGCTACTTTGCGCTGTTTGAGGTGATCAACCACACCTTCG tGCGCAAGCTTGCCCCCAACGAGTTCCCCCACAAACTGTATGTACAGAACTATACCTCAGCCATCCCAGGAACATGCCTCACCCTGCGCAAGTGGCTCTTCACTACAGAAGAGGAGATCCTGCTCAATGACAACCAGCTTGCGGTCAACTACTTCTTtcaccag GCTGTGGATGATGTGAAGAAAGGCTTCATCAAAACGGAGCAGAAGTCCTACCAGCTGCAGAAGCTGGCGGAGCAGAAGAAGATGTCCATG TATCTGAGTTTGTTGAGGGGTTGCGATGGCTACAATGAGATTATATTCCCCCACTGTTCCTGCGACTCCCGACGTAAAGGCCACGTCATCACAGCCATCAGCATTCACCACTTCAAGCTGCACGCCTGCACTGAGGAAGGGACACTCGAG AACCAGGTGATAGCGTTTGACTGGGGGGAGATGCAGAGGTGGGACACGGATGAAGAGGGCATGGCCTTCTGTTTTGAATATGCACGAGGAGAGAAGAAACCACGCTGGGTCAAGATATTTACACCCTAT
- the snx27b gene encoding sorting nexin-27b isoform X2 has product MADVEGQGICSSVPPLPHPSSRNGSGSGNVTPGTGGSCQTATTVTSGPRLVRIVKSDSGYGFNVRGQVSEGGQLRSINGELYAPLQHVSAVLPGGAADRAGISKGDRILEVNGVNVEGATHKQVVDLIRAGERELVLAVLSVPPQEADCLDPGDDISAQSCYDYSDKQAVPISVPSYKHTELNQEKFVVYNVYMAGRQLCSKRYREFVILHQNLKREFANFTFPKLPGKWPFSLSEQQLDARRRGLEEYLEKVCSVRVIGESDIMQEFLSESDENYNGVSDVELRIAMPDKTTLTVRVRKNSTTDQVYQAVVMKLGMDSVTASYFALFEVINHTFVRKLAPNEFPHKLYVQNYTSAIPGTCLTLRKWLFTTEEEILLNDNQLAVNYFFHQAVDDVKKGFIKTEQKSYQLQKLAEQKKMSMYLSLLRGCDGYNEIIFPHCSCDSRRKGHVITAISIHHFKLHACTEEGTLENQVIAFDWGEMQRWDTDEEGMAFCFEYARGEKKPRWVKIFTPYFNYMHECFERVFCELKWRKEVEEEATDKDNKNCSKDESHTKKRMKIENLQILSHVEM; this is encoded by the exons ATGGCGGACGTCGAGGGACAAGGAATTTGTTCATCGGTCCCTCCGTTGCCTCACCCTTCCTCTCGTAACGGCTCCGGTAGCGGTAACGTTACACCGGGCACCGGCGGCAGCTGCCAGACTGCAACCACCGTTACTTCAGGCCCTCGGCTAGTTCGAATTGTCAAGTCTGACTCCGGCTACGGTTTCAATGTTCGGGGACAAGTCAGTGAAGGTGGGCAACTACGGAGCATTAACGGGGAACTGTACGCTCCACTGCAGCATGTTAGTGCTGTTCTACCGGGAGGTGCCGCCGACAGAGCCGGTATTTCGAAGGGGGACAGGATTCTTGAGGT TAATGGTGTGAATGTAGAAGGAGCAACCCACAAGCAGGTGGTGGATCTGATCCGGGCCGGAGAGCGAGAGTTGGTGCTGGCCGTGCTGTCTGTACCACCCCAGGAGGCAGACTGCCTGGATCCCGGAGACGACATTTCAGCCCAGTCCTGCTATGACTACTCCGACAAACAGGCGGTTCCCATCTCTGTGCCGAGctacaaacacactgagctcaACCAGGAAAAATTTGTG gTGTATAACGTGTACatggcaggcaggcagctgtGCTCCAAGCGGTATCGTGAGTTTGTGATCCTACACCAAAATTTGAAGAGGGAGTTTGCCAACTTTACGTTCCCAAAGCTTCCTGGGAAGTGGCCATTTTCCCTGTCGGAGCAGCAGCTGGACGCACGACGCAGAGGCCTGGAAGAATACCTGGAGAaag TGTGCTCTGTACGGGTAATTGGAGAAAGTGACATCATGCAGGAGTTCCTGTCTGAATCAgatgag AACTATAACGGGGTGTCAGATGTGGAGTTGAGAATAGCCATGCCTGATAAAACCACACTCACTGTCCGAGTTCGCAAAAACTCCACTACTGACCAGGTCTACCAG gCCGTGGTTATGAAACTAGGGATGGACAGTGTAACAGCCAGCTACTTTGCGCTGTTTGAGGTGATCAACCACACCTTCG tGCGCAAGCTTGCCCCCAACGAGTTCCCCCACAAACTGTATGTACAGAACTATACCTCAGCCATCCCAGGAACATGCCTCACCCTGCGCAAGTGGCTCTTCACTACAGAAGAGGAGATCCTGCTCAATGACAACCAGCTTGCGGTCAACTACTTCTTtcaccag GCTGTGGATGATGTGAAGAAAGGCTTCATCAAAACGGAGCAGAAGTCCTACCAGCTGCAGAAGCTGGCGGAGCAGAAGAAGATGTCCATG TATCTGAGTTTGTTGAGGGGTTGCGATGGCTACAATGAGATTATATTCCCCCACTGTTCCTGCGACTCCCGACGTAAAGGCCACGTCATCACAGCCATCAGCATTCACCACTTCAAGCTGCACGCCTGCACTGAGGAAGGGACACTCGAG AACCAGGTGATAGCGTTTGACTGGGGGGAGATGCAGAGGTGGGACACGGATGAAGAGGGCATGGCCTTCTGTTTTGAATATGCACGAGGAGAGAAGAAACCACGCTGGGTCAAGATATTTACACCCTAT